Proteins encoded in a region of the Prunus persica cultivar Lovell chromosome G4, Prunus_persica_NCBIv2, whole genome shotgun sequence genome:
- the LOC18779383 gene encoding protein FAR-RED IMPAIRED RESPONSE 1 isoform X2, whose amino-acid sequence MGIDLEQPSGEYHKEDNRPSVNNIVDGRGEENHRAIVSVTNGPVNDKENAGQNVNGRVSDTRNKTVTRDEINLNSSRDSEPHDGMEFESKEEAFSFYREYAKSVGFAAVIKASRRSRVSGKFIDAKFACTRYGSKRESSTAEVPESVSNSRESSICSSVKRKRGRASRSWEKTDCKACMHVKRQDGRWIIRSFIKEHNHEIFPDQAYYFRGHRNLDLGTGDADGLHAIRRRTKKMYVNMARQSGGYKQSDNQKGGGTNQSLSGKHLSLEEGDAQVMLDHFLYMQDENPNFFYAIDLNEEQRLRNVFWVDAKGKLDYGNFCDVVFLDTTYIKNEYKLPFVPFIGVNHHFQFILLGCALLANESKSTYVWLMRAWLKAMGGLAPKIILSDQDKVLKEAIAEVLPDSRHCLCLWHILGKIPEKLGYVIRQHDKFMVKFNKCIFKSWTNEQFEKRWWKMVERFNLRDDVWFQSLYEDREQWIPTYMRGIFLAGMSTTQRSESINSFFDKYMQRKTTLKEFLEQYKTILREKYEEEVKADFETWHKQPALRSPSPFGKQMATMYTHAIFKKFQVEVLGVVACHPKKETEDGAIKTFRVQDFEEDQDFVVAWNEMTSDISCFCHSFEFNGFLCRHVMIVLQMSGVHSIPSQYILKRWTKDAKNRQTLREGSASVDCRVKRYNDLCERAFKLSDEGSLSQESYNIAFNALEEALRSCESTNNSIQSVIEPISGETHGSEGVNQGNSKNKTNKKNGASKKGQVQSEPEVITIGVQESWQQVEQLVSRAPTLDGYFGSQQIVQGTGQPSTIASSRDHYYSNQHMQGLGQLNSIAPIHDAHYITQQRLHGGQLHFRPQSIPSCFDIPDGLQDTDQSTVGPTQLHGLASRHLHSKDLSRQ is encoded by the exons ATGGGGATAGATCTTGAGCAGCCTTCAGGAGAATACCATAAGGAAGATAATAGACCTAGTGTGAATAATATAGTTGATGGCAGAGGTGAAGAGAATCATAGAGCTATTGTCAGTGTAACTAATGGTCCTGTAAATGATAAAGAGAATGCAGGACAGAATGTCAATGGAAGAGTGTCAGATACTAGAAACAAGACAGTTACTAGAGatgaaattaatttgaattcttcaaGAGATTCTGAACCTCATGATGGAATGGAGTTTGAATCAAAGGAAGAAGCATTTTCGTTCTATAGAGAATATGCCAAGTCTGTGGGGTTTGCTGCTGTAATAAAGGCCAGTCGTCGATCGAGAGTATCTGGAAAGTTTATAGATGCAAAATTTGCATGCACTAGATATGGGAGCAAACGAGAATCTAGCACAGCTGAAGTGCCAGAGTCTGTTTCAAACTCCAGAGAATCTAGTATCTGCAGCTCTGTTAAGAGAAAACGTGGTCGTGCTAGCCGATCTTGGGAAAAAACAGATTGTAAAGCCTGCATGCATGTTAAGAGGCAAGATGGTAGATGGATTATTCGTAGTTTCATTAAAGAGCATAATCATGAAATTTTTCCTGATCAAGCCTATTATTTTCGGGGCCACAGGAATTTAGATTTAGGTACTGGTGATGCTGATGGCTTACATGCTATCCGGAGAAGAACAAAGAAGATGTATGTTAATATGGCCAGACAGTCTGGTGGCTACAAGCAGTCAGATAATCAAAAAGGTGGTGGGACCAATCAATCACTGAGTGGAAAGCATTTATCTCTAGAGGAAGGAGATGCTCAAGTTATGCTTGACCATTTTCTGTATATGCAAGATGAAAATCCTAACTTCTTTTATGCAATCGATCTGAATGAAGAGCAGCGTTTGAGAAATGTTTTCTGGGTTGATGCCAAAGGTAAACTTGATTATGGAAATTTTTGCGATGTAGTATTTCTTGATACCACGTATATCAAGAATGAATATAAATTGCCATTTGTTCCCTTTATTGGTGTGAACCACCATTTTCAGTTCATTTTGCTTGGATGTGCTTTACTTGCAAATGAGAGTAAATCAACCTATGTCTGGCTGATGCGGGCATGGCTAAAAGCAATGGGTGGACTTGCTCCAAAAATAATACTCAGTGACCAGGACAAAGTCTTGAAAGAAGCTATTGCAGAGGTCCTTCCTGATTCTCGTCATTGTTTATGTTTGTGGCACATATTGGGCAAGATTCCTGAGAAGCTTGGTTATGTGATTAGGCAGCATGATAAATTTATGGTTAAATTTAACAAATGCATTTTCAAGTCTTGGACCAATGAACAGTTTGAAAAAAGATGGTGGAAAATGGTTGAGAGATTCAATTTAAGAGATGATGTATGGTTCCAATCTTTGTATGAAGATCGTGAACAATGGATACCAACATATATGAGAGGCATTTTCCTGGCAGGGATGTCTACAACCCAGAGATCAGAAAGTATAAATTCTTTCTTTGACAAATACATGCAGAGGAAAACCACATTGAAAGAGTTTTTAGAACAATACAAAACAATACTTCGAGAGAAGTATGAAGAGGAAGTAAAAGCTGATTTTGAAACATGGCATAAACAACCAGCATTGAGGTCTCCGTCACCTTTTGGTAAACAAATGGCAACTATGTATACTCATGCAATATTTAAGAAATTCCAAGTTGAAGTTTTGGGAGTAGTTGCTTGTCacccaaagaaagaaactgaAGACGGAGCAATCAAAACTTTCAGAGTTCAAGATTTTGAAGAGGATCAAGATTTCGTTGTGGCATGGAACGAAATGACATCGGATATATCCTGTTTCTGCCATTCGTTCGAGTTCAATGGTTTTCTTTGTAGACATGTGATGATTGTACTGCAAATGTCTGGTGTACACAGTATTCCATCTCAGTATATATTAAAGCGTTGGACAAAAGATGCAAAGAATAGGCAAACACTGAGAGAAGGGTCTGCTTCTGTTGACTGTAGAGTAAAACGTTACAATGATCTATGCGAACGAGCCTTTAAATTGAGTGATGAAGGTTCTTTATCCCAAGAAAGTTACAATATTGCATTTAATGCATTGGAAGAAGCTCTGAGAAGTTGTGAGAGTACAAATAACTCAATCCAGAGTGTAATAGAACCAATCTCAGGAGAGACTCATGGCTCTGAAGGAGTAAACCAAGGTAACAGCAAAaacaagacaaacaaaaaaaatggtgcATCCAAGAAAGGACAG GTACAGTCAGAGCCGGAGGTCATAACCATTGGGGTGCAGGAAAGCTGGCAACAAGTG GAACAACTTGTCTCAAGAGCTCCAACCCTTGATGGTTATTTTGGCAGTCAACAAATTGTTCAAGGAACT GGGCAGCCAAGCACCATAGCCTCAAGCCGTGATCATTATTATAGCAATCAGCATATGCAAGGGCTG GGGCAACTAAACTCGATAGCTCCCATCCATGATGCTCATTATATAACTCAGCAAAGACTGCACGGG GGGCAGTTGCATTTCAGACCCCAATCTATTCCGAGTTGTTTTGACATTCCGGATGGTTTGCAAGATACC GACCAGTCTACTGTGGGACCCACACAGCTGCACGGCTTGGCATCAAGACATTTGCATTCGAAAGACCTCTCTCGTCAATAG
- the LOC18779383 gene encoding protein FAR-RED IMPAIRED RESPONSE 1 isoform X3, whose translation MGIDLEQPSGEYHKEDNRPSVNNIVDGRGEENHRAIVSVTNGPVNDKENAGQNVNGRVSDTRNKTVTRDEINLNSSRDSEPHDGMEFESKEEAFSFYREYAKSVGFAAVIKASRRSRVSGKFIDAKFACTRYGSKRESSTAEVPESVSNSRESSICSSVKRKRGRASRSWEKTDCKACMHVKRQDGRWIIRSFIKEHNHEIFPDQAYYFRGHRNLDLGTGDADGLHAIRRRTKKMYVNMARQSGGYKQSDNQKGGGTNQSLSGKHLSLEEGDAQVMLDHFLYMQDENPNFFYAIDLNEEQRLRNVFWVDAKGKLDYGNFCDVVFLDTTYIKNEYKLPFVPFIGVNHHFQFILLGCALLANESKSTYVWLMRAWLKAMGGLAPKIILSDQDKVLKEAIAEVLPDSRHCLCLWHILGKIPEKLGYVIRQHDKFMVKFNKCIFKSWTNEQFEKRWWKMVERFNLRDDVWFQSLYEDREQWIPTYMRGIFLAGMSTTQRSESINSFFDKYMQRKTTLKEFLEQYKTILREKYEEEVKADFETWHKQPALRSPSPFGKQMATMYTHAIFKKFQVEVLGVVACHPKKETEDGAIKTFRVQDFEEDQDFVVAWNEMTSDISCFCHSFEFNGFLCRHVMIVLQMSGVHSIPSQYILKRWTKDAKNRQTLREGSASVDCRVKRYNDLCERAFKLSDEGSLSQESYNIAFNALEEALRSCESTNNSIQSVIEPISGETHGSEGVNQGNSKNKTNKKNGASKKGQVQSEPEVITIGVQESWQQVEQLVSRAPTLDGYFGSQQIVQGTGQPSTIASSRDHYYSNQHMQGLGQLNSIAPIHDAHYITQQRLHGVGQLHFRPQSIPSCFDIPDGLQDTSTVGPTQLHGLASRHLHSKDLSRQ comes from the exons ATGGGGATAGATCTTGAGCAGCCTTCAGGAGAATACCATAAGGAAGATAATAGACCTAGTGTGAATAATATAGTTGATGGCAGAGGTGAAGAGAATCATAGAGCTATTGTCAGTGTAACTAATGGTCCTGTAAATGATAAAGAGAATGCAGGACAGAATGTCAATGGAAGAGTGTCAGATACTAGAAACAAGACAGTTACTAGAGatgaaattaatttgaattcttcaaGAGATTCTGAACCTCATGATGGAATGGAGTTTGAATCAAAGGAAGAAGCATTTTCGTTCTATAGAGAATATGCCAAGTCTGTGGGGTTTGCTGCTGTAATAAAGGCCAGTCGTCGATCGAGAGTATCTGGAAAGTTTATAGATGCAAAATTTGCATGCACTAGATATGGGAGCAAACGAGAATCTAGCACAGCTGAAGTGCCAGAGTCTGTTTCAAACTCCAGAGAATCTAGTATCTGCAGCTCTGTTAAGAGAAAACGTGGTCGTGCTAGCCGATCTTGGGAAAAAACAGATTGTAAAGCCTGCATGCATGTTAAGAGGCAAGATGGTAGATGGATTATTCGTAGTTTCATTAAAGAGCATAATCATGAAATTTTTCCTGATCAAGCCTATTATTTTCGGGGCCACAGGAATTTAGATTTAGGTACTGGTGATGCTGATGGCTTACATGCTATCCGGAGAAGAACAAAGAAGATGTATGTTAATATGGCCAGACAGTCTGGTGGCTACAAGCAGTCAGATAATCAAAAAGGTGGTGGGACCAATCAATCACTGAGTGGAAAGCATTTATCTCTAGAGGAAGGAGATGCTCAAGTTATGCTTGACCATTTTCTGTATATGCAAGATGAAAATCCTAACTTCTTTTATGCAATCGATCTGAATGAAGAGCAGCGTTTGAGAAATGTTTTCTGGGTTGATGCCAAAGGTAAACTTGATTATGGAAATTTTTGCGATGTAGTATTTCTTGATACCACGTATATCAAGAATGAATATAAATTGCCATTTGTTCCCTTTATTGGTGTGAACCACCATTTTCAGTTCATTTTGCTTGGATGTGCTTTACTTGCAAATGAGAGTAAATCAACCTATGTCTGGCTGATGCGGGCATGGCTAAAAGCAATGGGTGGACTTGCTCCAAAAATAATACTCAGTGACCAGGACAAAGTCTTGAAAGAAGCTATTGCAGAGGTCCTTCCTGATTCTCGTCATTGTTTATGTTTGTGGCACATATTGGGCAAGATTCCTGAGAAGCTTGGTTATGTGATTAGGCAGCATGATAAATTTATGGTTAAATTTAACAAATGCATTTTCAAGTCTTGGACCAATGAACAGTTTGAAAAAAGATGGTGGAAAATGGTTGAGAGATTCAATTTAAGAGATGATGTATGGTTCCAATCTTTGTATGAAGATCGTGAACAATGGATACCAACATATATGAGAGGCATTTTCCTGGCAGGGATGTCTACAACCCAGAGATCAGAAAGTATAAATTCTTTCTTTGACAAATACATGCAGAGGAAAACCACATTGAAAGAGTTTTTAGAACAATACAAAACAATACTTCGAGAGAAGTATGAAGAGGAAGTAAAAGCTGATTTTGAAACATGGCATAAACAACCAGCATTGAGGTCTCCGTCACCTTTTGGTAAACAAATGGCAACTATGTATACTCATGCAATATTTAAGAAATTCCAAGTTGAAGTTTTGGGAGTAGTTGCTTGTCacccaaagaaagaaactgaAGACGGAGCAATCAAAACTTTCAGAGTTCAAGATTTTGAAGAGGATCAAGATTTCGTTGTGGCATGGAACGAAATGACATCGGATATATCCTGTTTCTGCCATTCGTTCGAGTTCAATGGTTTTCTTTGTAGACATGTGATGATTGTACTGCAAATGTCTGGTGTACACAGTATTCCATCTCAGTATATATTAAAGCGTTGGACAAAAGATGCAAAGAATAGGCAAACACTGAGAGAAGGGTCTGCTTCTGTTGACTGTAGAGTAAAACGTTACAATGATCTATGCGAACGAGCCTTTAAATTGAGTGATGAAGGTTCTTTATCCCAAGAAAGTTACAATATTGCATTTAATGCATTGGAAGAAGCTCTGAGAAGTTGTGAGAGTACAAATAACTCAATCCAGAGTGTAATAGAACCAATCTCAGGAGAGACTCATGGCTCTGAAGGAGTAAACCAAGGTAACAGCAAAaacaagacaaacaaaaaaaatggtgcATCCAAGAAAGGACAG GTACAGTCAGAGCCGGAGGTCATAACCATTGGGGTGCAGGAAAGCTGGCAACAAGTG GAACAACTTGTCTCAAGAGCTCCAACCCTTGATGGTTATTTTGGCAGTCAACAAATTGTTCAAGGAACT GGGCAGCCAAGCACCATAGCCTCAAGCCGTGATCATTATTATAGCAATCAGCATATGCAAGGGCTG GGGCAACTAAACTCGATAGCTCCCATCCATGATGCTCATTATATAACTCAGCAAAGACTGCACGGGGTG GGGCAGTTGCATTTCAGACCCCAATCTATTCCGAGTTGTTTTGACATTCCGGATGGTTTGCAAGATACC TCTACTGTGGGACCCACACAGCTGCACGGCTTGGCATCAAGACATTTGCATTCGAAAGACCTCTCTCGTCAATAG
- the LOC18779383 gene encoding protein FAR-RED IMPAIRED RESPONSE 1 isoform X4, with amino-acid sequence MGIDLEQPSGEYHKEDNRPSVNNIVDGRGEENHRAIVSVTNGPVNDKENAGQNVNGRVSDTRNKTVTRDEINLNSSRDSEPHDGMEFESKEEAFSFYREYAKSVGFAAVIKASRRSRVSGKFIDAKFACTRYGSKRESSTAEVPESVSNSRESSICSSVKRKRGRASRSWEKTDCKACMHVKRQDGRWIIRSFIKEHNHEIFPDQAYYFRGHRNLDLGTGDADGLHAIRRRTKKMYVNMARQSGGYKQSDNQKGGGTNQSLSGKHLSLEEGDAQVMLDHFLYMQDENPNFFYAIDLNEEQRLRNVFWVDAKGKLDYGNFCDVVFLDTTYIKNEYKLPFVPFIGVNHHFQFILLGCALLANESKSTYVWLMRAWLKAMGGLAPKIILSDQDKVLKEAIAEVLPDSRHCLCLWHILGKIPEKLGYVIRQHDKFMVKFNKCIFKSWTNEQFEKRWWKMVERFNLRDDVWFQSLYEDREQWIPTYMRGIFLAGMSTTQRSESINSFFDKYMQRKTTLKEFLEQYKTILREKYEEEVKADFETWHKQPALRSPSPFGKQMATMYTHAIFKKFQVEVLGVVACHPKKETEDGAIKTFRVQDFEEDQDFVVAWNEMTSDISCFCHSFEFNGFLCRHVMIVLQMSGVHSIPSQYILKRWTKDAKNRQTLREGSASVDCRVKRYNDLCERAFKLSDEGSLSQESYNIAFNALEEALRSCESTNNSIQSVIEPISGETHGSEGVNQGNSKNKTNKKNGASKKGQVQSEPEVITIGVQESWQQVEQLVSRAPTLDGYFGSQQIVQGTGQPSTIASSRDHYYSNQHMQGLGQLNSIAPIHDAHYITQQRLHGGQLHFRPQSIPSCFDIPDGLQDTSTVGPTQLHGLASRHLHSKDLSRQ; translated from the exons ATGGGGATAGATCTTGAGCAGCCTTCAGGAGAATACCATAAGGAAGATAATAGACCTAGTGTGAATAATATAGTTGATGGCAGAGGTGAAGAGAATCATAGAGCTATTGTCAGTGTAACTAATGGTCCTGTAAATGATAAAGAGAATGCAGGACAGAATGTCAATGGAAGAGTGTCAGATACTAGAAACAAGACAGTTACTAGAGatgaaattaatttgaattcttcaaGAGATTCTGAACCTCATGATGGAATGGAGTTTGAATCAAAGGAAGAAGCATTTTCGTTCTATAGAGAATATGCCAAGTCTGTGGGGTTTGCTGCTGTAATAAAGGCCAGTCGTCGATCGAGAGTATCTGGAAAGTTTATAGATGCAAAATTTGCATGCACTAGATATGGGAGCAAACGAGAATCTAGCACAGCTGAAGTGCCAGAGTCTGTTTCAAACTCCAGAGAATCTAGTATCTGCAGCTCTGTTAAGAGAAAACGTGGTCGTGCTAGCCGATCTTGGGAAAAAACAGATTGTAAAGCCTGCATGCATGTTAAGAGGCAAGATGGTAGATGGATTATTCGTAGTTTCATTAAAGAGCATAATCATGAAATTTTTCCTGATCAAGCCTATTATTTTCGGGGCCACAGGAATTTAGATTTAGGTACTGGTGATGCTGATGGCTTACATGCTATCCGGAGAAGAACAAAGAAGATGTATGTTAATATGGCCAGACAGTCTGGTGGCTACAAGCAGTCAGATAATCAAAAAGGTGGTGGGACCAATCAATCACTGAGTGGAAAGCATTTATCTCTAGAGGAAGGAGATGCTCAAGTTATGCTTGACCATTTTCTGTATATGCAAGATGAAAATCCTAACTTCTTTTATGCAATCGATCTGAATGAAGAGCAGCGTTTGAGAAATGTTTTCTGGGTTGATGCCAAAGGTAAACTTGATTATGGAAATTTTTGCGATGTAGTATTTCTTGATACCACGTATATCAAGAATGAATATAAATTGCCATTTGTTCCCTTTATTGGTGTGAACCACCATTTTCAGTTCATTTTGCTTGGATGTGCTTTACTTGCAAATGAGAGTAAATCAACCTATGTCTGGCTGATGCGGGCATGGCTAAAAGCAATGGGTGGACTTGCTCCAAAAATAATACTCAGTGACCAGGACAAAGTCTTGAAAGAAGCTATTGCAGAGGTCCTTCCTGATTCTCGTCATTGTTTATGTTTGTGGCACATATTGGGCAAGATTCCTGAGAAGCTTGGTTATGTGATTAGGCAGCATGATAAATTTATGGTTAAATTTAACAAATGCATTTTCAAGTCTTGGACCAATGAACAGTTTGAAAAAAGATGGTGGAAAATGGTTGAGAGATTCAATTTAAGAGATGATGTATGGTTCCAATCTTTGTATGAAGATCGTGAACAATGGATACCAACATATATGAGAGGCATTTTCCTGGCAGGGATGTCTACAACCCAGAGATCAGAAAGTATAAATTCTTTCTTTGACAAATACATGCAGAGGAAAACCACATTGAAAGAGTTTTTAGAACAATACAAAACAATACTTCGAGAGAAGTATGAAGAGGAAGTAAAAGCTGATTTTGAAACATGGCATAAACAACCAGCATTGAGGTCTCCGTCACCTTTTGGTAAACAAATGGCAACTATGTATACTCATGCAATATTTAAGAAATTCCAAGTTGAAGTTTTGGGAGTAGTTGCTTGTCacccaaagaaagaaactgaAGACGGAGCAATCAAAACTTTCAGAGTTCAAGATTTTGAAGAGGATCAAGATTTCGTTGTGGCATGGAACGAAATGACATCGGATATATCCTGTTTCTGCCATTCGTTCGAGTTCAATGGTTTTCTTTGTAGACATGTGATGATTGTACTGCAAATGTCTGGTGTACACAGTATTCCATCTCAGTATATATTAAAGCGTTGGACAAAAGATGCAAAGAATAGGCAAACACTGAGAGAAGGGTCTGCTTCTGTTGACTGTAGAGTAAAACGTTACAATGATCTATGCGAACGAGCCTTTAAATTGAGTGATGAAGGTTCTTTATCCCAAGAAAGTTACAATATTGCATTTAATGCATTGGAAGAAGCTCTGAGAAGTTGTGAGAGTACAAATAACTCAATCCAGAGTGTAATAGAACCAATCTCAGGAGAGACTCATGGCTCTGAAGGAGTAAACCAAGGTAACAGCAAAaacaagacaaacaaaaaaaatggtgcATCCAAGAAAGGACAG GTACAGTCAGAGCCGGAGGTCATAACCATTGGGGTGCAGGAAAGCTGGCAACAAGTG GAACAACTTGTCTCAAGAGCTCCAACCCTTGATGGTTATTTTGGCAGTCAACAAATTGTTCAAGGAACT GGGCAGCCAAGCACCATAGCCTCAAGCCGTGATCATTATTATAGCAATCAGCATATGCAAGGGCTG GGGCAACTAAACTCGATAGCTCCCATCCATGATGCTCATTATATAACTCAGCAAAGACTGCACGGG GGGCAGTTGCATTTCAGACCCCAATCTATTCCGAGTTGTTTTGACATTCCGGATGGTTTGCAAGATACC TCTACTGTGGGACCCACACAGCTGCACGGCTTGGCATCAAGACATTTGCATTCGAAAGACCTCTCTCGTCAATAG
- the LOC18779383 gene encoding protein FAR-RED IMPAIRED RESPONSE 1 isoform X1, producing MGIDLEQPSGEYHKEDNRPSVNNIVDGRGEENHRAIVSVTNGPVNDKENAGQNVNGRVSDTRNKTVTRDEINLNSSRDSEPHDGMEFESKEEAFSFYREYAKSVGFAAVIKASRRSRVSGKFIDAKFACTRYGSKRESSTAEVPESVSNSRESSICSSVKRKRGRASRSWEKTDCKACMHVKRQDGRWIIRSFIKEHNHEIFPDQAYYFRGHRNLDLGTGDADGLHAIRRRTKKMYVNMARQSGGYKQSDNQKGGGTNQSLSGKHLSLEEGDAQVMLDHFLYMQDENPNFFYAIDLNEEQRLRNVFWVDAKGKLDYGNFCDVVFLDTTYIKNEYKLPFVPFIGVNHHFQFILLGCALLANESKSTYVWLMRAWLKAMGGLAPKIILSDQDKVLKEAIAEVLPDSRHCLCLWHILGKIPEKLGYVIRQHDKFMVKFNKCIFKSWTNEQFEKRWWKMVERFNLRDDVWFQSLYEDREQWIPTYMRGIFLAGMSTTQRSESINSFFDKYMQRKTTLKEFLEQYKTILREKYEEEVKADFETWHKQPALRSPSPFGKQMATMYTHAIFKKFQVEVLGVVACHPKKETEDGAIKTFRVQDFEEDQDFVVAWNEMTSDISCFCHSFEFNGFLCRHVMIVLQMSGVHSIPSQYILKRWTKDAKNRQTLREGSASVDCRVKRYNDLCERAFKLSDEGSLSQESYNIAFNALEEALRSCESTNNSIQSVIEPISGETHGSEGVNQGNSKNKTNKKNGASKKGQVQSEPEVITIGVQESWQQVEQLVSRAPTLDGYFGSQQIVQGTGQPSTIASSRDHYYSNQHMQGLGQLNSIAPIHDAHYITQQRLHGVGQLHFRPQSIPSCFDIPDGLQDTDQSTVGPTQLHGLASRHLHSKDLSRQ from the exons ATGGGGATAGATCTTGAGCAGCCTTCAGGAGAATACCATAAGGAAGATAATAGACCTAGTGTGAATAATATAGTTGATGGCAGAGGTGAAGAGAATCATAGAGCTATTGTCAGTGTAACTAATGGTCCTGTAAATGATAAAGAGAATGCAGGACAGAATGTCAATGGAAGAGTGTCAGATACTAGAAACAAGACAGTTACTAGAGatgaaattaatttgaattcttcaaGAGATTCTGAACCTCATGATGGAATGGAGTTTGAATCAAAGGAAGAAGCATTTTCGTTCTATAGAGAATATGCCAAGTCTGTGGGGTTTGCTGCTGTAATAAAGGCCAGTCGTCGATCGAGAGTATCTGGAAAGTTTATAGATGCAAAATTTGCATGCACTAGATATGGGAGCAAACGAGAATCTAGCACAGCTGAAGTGCCAGAGTCTGTTTCAAACTCCAGAGAATCTAGTATCTGCAGCTCTGTTAAGAGAAAACGTGGTCGTGCTAGCCGATCTTGGGAAAAAACAGATTGTAAAGCCTGCATGCATGTTAAGAGGCAAGATGGTAGATGGATTATTCGTAGTTTCATTAAAGAGCATAATCATGAAATTTTTCCTGATCAAGCCTATTATTTTCGGGGCCACAGGAATTTAGATTTAGGTACTGGTGATGCTGATGGCTTACATGCTATCCGGAGAAGAACAAAGAAGATGTATGTTAATATGGCCAGACAGTCTGGTGGCTACAAGCAGTCAGATAATCAAAAAGGTGGTGGGACCAATCAATCACTGAGTGGAAAGCATTTATCTCTAGAGGAAGGAGATGCTCAAGTTATGCTTGACCATTTTCTGTATATGCAAGATGAAAATCCTAACTTCTTTTATGCAATCGATCTGAATGAAGAGCAGCGTTTGAGAAATGTTTTCTGGGTTGATGCCAAAGGTAAACTTGATTATGGAAATTTTTGCGATGTAGTATTTCTTGATACCACGTATATCAAGAATGAATATAAATTGCCATTTGTTCCCTTTATTGGTGTGAACCACCATTTTCAGTTCATTTTGCTTGGATGTGCTTTACTTGCAAATGAGAGTAAATCAACCTATGTCTGGCTGATGCGGGCATGGCTAAAAGCAATGGGTGGACTTGCTCCAAAAATAATACTCAGTGACCAGGACAAAGTCTTGAAAGAAGCTATTGCAGAGGTCCTTCCTGATTCTCGTCATTGTTTATGTTTGTGGCACATATTGGGCAAGATTCCTGAGAAGCTTGGTTATGTGATTAGGCAGCATGATAAATTTATGGTTAAATTTAACAAATGCATTTTCAAGTCTTGGACCAATGAACAGTTTGAAAAAAGATGGTGGAAAATGGTTGAGAGATTCAATTTAAGAGATGATGTATGGTTCCAATCTTTGTATGAAGATCGTGAACAATGGATACCAACATATATGAGAGGCATTTTCCTGGCAGGGATGTCTACAACCCAGAGATCAGAAAGTATAAATTCTTTCTTTGACAAATACATGCAGAGGAAAACCACATTGAAAGAGTTTTTAGAACAATACAAAACAATACTTCGAGAGAAGTATGAAGAGGAAGTAAAAGCTGATTTTGAAACATGGCATAAACAACCAGCATTGAGGTCTCCGTCACCTTTTGGTAAACAAATGGCAACTATGTATACTCATGCAATATTTAAGAAATTCCAAGTTGAAGTTTTGGGAGTAGTTGCTTGTCacccaaagaaagaaactgaAGACGGAGCAATCAAAACTTTCAGAGTTCAAGATTTTGAAGAGGATCAAGATTTCGTTGTGGCATGGAACGAAATGACATCGGATATATCCTGTTTCTGCCATTCGTTCGAGTTCAATGGTTTTCTTTGTAGACATGTGATGATTGTACTGCAAATGTCTGGTGTACACAGTATTCCATCTCAGTATATATTAAAGCGTTGGACAAAAGATGCAAAGAATAGGCAAACACTGAGAGAAGGGTCTGCTTCTGTTGACTGTAGAGTAAAACGTTACAATGATCTATGCGAACGAGCCTTTAAATTGAGTGATGAAGGTTCTTTATCCCAAGAAAGTTACAATATTGCATTTAATGCATTGGAAGAAGCTCTGAGAAGTTGTGAGAGTACAAATAACTCAATCCAGAGTGTAATAGAACCAATCTCAGGAGAGACTCATGGCTCTGAAGGAGTAAACCAAGGTAACAGCAAAaacaagacaaacaaaaaaaatggtgcATCCAAGAAAGGACAG GTACAGTCAGAGCCGGAGGTCATAACCATTGGGGTGCAGGAAAGCTGGCAACAAGTG GAACAACTTGTCTCAAGAGCTCCAACCCTTGATGGTTATTTTGGCAGTCAACAAATTGTTCAAGGAACT GGGCAGCCAAGCACCATAGCCTCAAGCCGTGATCATTATTATAGCAATCAGCATATGCAAGGGCTG GGGCAACTAAACTCGATAGCTCCCATCCATGATGCTCATTATATAACTCAGCAAAGACTGCACGGGGTG GGGCAGTTGCATTTCAGACCCCAATCTATTCCGAGTTGTTTTGACATTCCGGATGGTTTGCAAGATACC GACCAGTCTACTGTGGGACCCACACAGCTGCACGGCTTGGCATCAAGACATTTGCATTCGAAAGACCTCTCTCGTCAATAG